In Vicia villosa cultivar HV-30 ecotype Madison, WI unplaced genomic scaffold, Vvil1.0 ctg.000775F_1_1, whole genome shotgun sequence, a single genomic region encodes these proteins:
- the LOC131631120 gene encoding uncharacterized protein LOC131631120 gives MPQLDFEALVSALSGVATDHKIACEPTENSQLQSQQQHHSDSPPPESFWLSNDAELDWFDRNAVYERNESTKGSSISTNLNPNSASNSQRFSKNMKKSKATIIGLPKSQKASFAEVRCQRKHRPGNNTRLFPKRSASIGGKSDSIVLEPSSPKVSCIGRVRSKRSCNRRLRTRQRSVSSTTTSVTVVRQKSSRSQRKKKTGFIQSVCAIFRSHRSGKSAQKTDLDLPPGDESSSRNKIASRTEDSFEESVYSEPPGLGSMNRFVSGRRSESWGVGESEITSSH, from the coding sequence ATGCCACAGTTAGATTTCGAAGCGTTAGTTTCCGCTTTATCCGGCGTCGCCACCGACCATAAAATCGCATGCGAACCAACGGAAAATTCACAATTACAATCCCAACAACAGCATCATTCCGACTCACCGCCGCCGGAATCGTTTTGGCTTTCCAACGACGCGGAATTGGACTGGTTTGACAGAAACGCCGTCTACGAACGAAACGAATCAACCAAAGGAAGTTCGATTTCCACGAACCTAAACCCTAACTCCGCCTCAAACTCGCAGCGATTCTCCAAGAATATGAAGAAATCCAAGGCTACGATAATCGGATTGCCGAAATCTCAGAAAGCTTCGTTTGCGGAAGTTCGGTGCCAGCGTAAGCATCGACCGGGAAACAACACTAGGTTGTTTCCGAAACGAAGCGCGTCAATCGGAGGAAAATCTGATTCTATAGTTTTGGAGCCTTCGTCTCCGAAGGTTTCTTGCATAGGAAGAGTTAGATCCAAACGGAGTTGTAATCGCCGGTTGAGAACTCGTCAGAGGTCGGTTTCCTCCACCACCACCTCCGTCACCGTTGTTAGACAAAAATCTTCCCGTagtcaaagaaagaagaaaaccgGTTTCATCCAAAGCGTTTGCGCAATTTTCCGAAGCCACCGGAGTGGAAAATCAGCACAGAAAACGGATCTTGACCTTCCACCGGGAGATGAATCTTCCTCAAGAAACAAGATAGCGAGCCGAACCGAGGACTCGTTTGAAGAATCGGTTTACAGTGAACCGCCCGGTTTGGGTTCAATGAACCGGTTCGTGTCAGGGAGGCGGTCCGAGTCATGGGGAGTAGGTGAGTCTGAAATCACCTCTTCACATTAG